The Melioribacteraceae bacterium genome includes a region encoding these proteins:
- a CDS encoding efflux RND transporter periplasmic adaptor subunit: MNTRKFLFLFFVSLFAISCTQQEDTSVEKSVPVKIYKVQSESISKYIRVTGSISAEEDVMVLSKIPERIVKVYVKPGQRVAKNQILAEQKNDILKQGLDIAGATLKTAEANFRMTNQDYERMSRLYSEKAISQQQFDQIKTGKETADQTYNQAKSGYEQAKEQYENSFIKAPFDGVVAAIYVEENQTVNMGQPVVQVLSPSRMKSKVYLSGTDIHYVKTGQKVLVNVPTLPGVNFNGVVEKINTAIDQMSKSLEVEINLLSNDGRIKSGMFAEFMIQTDSRENSMVVPETALIPQTEIIIDKQTGLQRLIKKFYLFKIDNGLAKMVEVKTGIANNGQIEITGGLNIGDSIIVVGQNIVKEGQSVNVIE, translated from the coding sequence ATGAATACTAGAAAATTCTTATTTCTCTTTTTTGTTTCGCTCTTCGCGATCTCATGTACTCAACAGGAGGATACGAGTGTCGAAAAATCCGTCCCTGTTAAAATCTATAAAGTTCAGTCCGAATCAATTTCAAAGTATATTCGTGTTACAGGATCTATTTCGGCGGAAGAGGATGTTATGGTGCTTAGCAAGATTCCCGAAAGGATTGTAAAGGTCTATGTTAAACCGGGTCAGAGAGTTGCTAAAAATCAGATACTGGCCGAACAGAAAAATGATATTTTAAAACAGGGACTCGATATAGCCGGAGCTACACTTAAAACTGCCGAAGCAAACTTTAGAATGACCAATCAGGATTACGAGAGGATGAGCAGACTCTATTCCGAAAAAGCAATCAGTCAGCAGCAGTTCGATCAGATTAAAACCGGAAAGGAAACAGCAGATCAGACTTACAATCAGGCAAAATCGGGCTACGAGCAGGCTAAAGAACAGTATGAAAACAGTTTTATTAAAGCACCGTTTGACGGTGTGGTTGCAGCAATTTATGTAGAAGAGAATCAAACCGTTAATATGGGACAGCCGGTAGTGCAGGTCCTTTCACCTTCGCGAATGAAATCCAAAGTCTACCTTAGCGGAACTGATATTCATTATGTTAAAACAGGTCAGAAGGTTCTCGTAAATGTTCCTACGCTTCCGGGCGTAAATTTTAACGGAGTTGTTGAAAAGATTAATACTGCTATCGATCAGATGTCGAAATCTCTCGAAGTTGAAATTAATCTCTTATCAAACGATGGAAGAATTAAATCGGGTATGTTTGCGGAATTTATGATCCAGACGGATTCGAGAGAAAACAGTATGGTTGTCCCTGAAACAGCACTGATTCCGCAGACAGAAATAATCATAGATAAGCAAACCGGATTGCAGAGACTAATAAAGAAATTTTATCTTTTTAAAATTGATAACGGATTGGCAAAGATGGTGGAAGTAAAAACAGGAATTGCAAATAACGGTCAGATCGAAATTACCGGCGGACTGAATATCGGCGATTCAATAATTGTTGTCGGGCAGAATATTGTTAAAGAAGGTCAATCAGTTAACGTAATTGAATAA